The following are from one region of the Strix aluco isolate bStrAlu1 chromosome 30, bStrAlu1.hap1, whole genome shotgun sequence genome:
- the LTAP1 gene encoding LOW QUALITY PROTEIN: protein C1orf43 homolog (The sequence of the model RefSeq protein was modified relative to this genomic sequence to represent the inferred CDS: inserted 1 base in 1 codon), protein MAGAGSNWLSGVNVVLVMAYGSLVFVLLFIFVKRQIMRFAMKSRRGPHVPVGQHAPKDLKEEIDIRLSRVQDIKYEPRLLAEDDSRLLQLETQGCYNYLYRMKALDAIRTSEIPFHTEGRYPKSLIGKNFCAYLLELRNSSSSFKGIRKALIDTLLDGYESARYGTGVFGKPEYLKYQDALNELANMTKARGGSSQRQHQSAAKDLTLSPEVSNPATIQVTYXAFQPEEQTCQTLPGAEELQGQLQHAGEHPVSRAGSPALGTCHEQSPLLGAAGVLSGFWPRFRVRAALGGSCRALGSPFCTTLEIGARRRLRLGRWSSALARSPFQSSVPTC, encoded by the exons aTGGCGGGGGCCGGCAGCAACTGGCTCTCCGGGGTCAACGTGGTGCTGGTGATGGCCTACGGCAGCCTG GTCTTCGTGCTGCTGTTCATCTTTGTGAAACGCCAGATCATGCGCTTCGCCATGAAGTCCCGCCGTGGGCCCCACGTGCCCGTCGGACAGCACGCGCCCAAG GATTTAAAGGAAGAAATCGACATTCGACTGTCGAGGGTGCAAGACATCAAGTACGAGCCCCGGCTGTTAGCTGAGGATGACAGCAGGCTTCTGCAGCTGGAGACACAAG GCTGCTACAATTACCTGTACAGGATGAAGGCGCTGGATGCGATCAGAACATCTG aaatccCATTTCACACAGAGGGCCGGTACCCGAAGTCTTTAATAGGGAAGAACTTCTGTGCCTACCTGCTGGAACTGCGGAATTCCAGCAGCTCCTTCAAAGGCATCCGCAAAGCCTTGATCGACACCTTGCTGGATGGGTACGAGAGTGCCCGCTACGGCACCGGG GTCTTTGGGAAACCAGAATATCTGAAGTACCAGGATGCTCTGAACGAGCTGGCAAACAT GACCAAGGCCCGGGGAGGCAGCAGCCAGCGGCAGCACCAGTCGGCGGCGAAGGACCTCACCCTCTCCCCTGAAGTCTCCAACCCCGCCACCATCCAGGTCACCT CTGCCTTCCAACCAGAAGAGCAAACGTGCCAAACACTTCCTGGAGCTGAAGAGCTTCAAGGACAACTACAACACGCTGGAGAGCACCCTGTGAGCCGCGCGGGGAGCCCTGCTTTGGGGACCTGCCACGAGCAGAGCCCCTTGCTGGGTGCAGCTGGTGTCCTGAGCGGGTTTTGGCCGCGGTTCCGCGTGCGGGCGGCGTTGGGAGGAAGCTGCCGCGCTCTCGGGTCTCCCTTTTGCACGACGTTGGAGATCGGCGCCCGCCGGAGGCTCCGTTTGGGCCGGTGGAGCTCGGCCCTCGCCAGGAGCCCGTTTCAAAGCAGCGTGCCCACCTGCTGA